Proteins encoded by one window of Rhodamnia argentea isolate NSW1041297 chromosome 6, ASM2092103v1, whole genome shotgun sequence:
- the LOC115731354 gene encoding probable S-adenosylmethionine-dependent methyltransferase At5g37990 yields MDDETKMSIAGAMAMNGGNGHYDYARNSSYQKGIAVAAMVMIKEALPTTLDLNQLSSSSPNPVIGIADFGCSTGLTSVQAIKTIIQCLLDLINPIEQPQFRALEFQAIFNDLPTNDFCTLFANLPEKWRYYAMAVPGTFHGRLLPTASLHLAFSSCALHWLSQAPPETLDKSSRAWNRDRICYASSPAGVVGAYSARFERDMEAFLSARAEEMVSEGLIFMVMSGEPDLVHESQTTIGLELELLGSCLVDMAKTGIVSNAKVESFNLPLYFLSEKELKQVIGLNRFFNIERIQTLSHLKMDAAFSTPDSRSLCLRAAFEGLLLHHFGDELMINDLFHRYSLKVAKSPFFLKPESHETITFFVVLKRKMYEENMR; encoded by the exons atggacgATGAGACGAAGATGAGCATCGCTGGAGCAATGGCCATGAATGGAGGGAACGGACATTACGATTACGCCCGTAACTCCTCCTATCAG AAAGGAATCGCGGTAGCGGCCATGGTTATGATCAAGGAAGCTTTACCCACAACCCTTGATCTCAATCAACTCTCTTCATCCTCTCCGAACCCCGTCATCGGAATAGCAGACTTTGGTTGCTCCACGGGACTCACATCCGTCCAAGCCATCAAAACCATAATACAATGCCTCTTAGACCTCATCAATCCCATCGAACAACCTCAATTTCGTGCCCTCGAGTTCCAAGCCATCTTCAACGACCTTCCCACCAATGACTTCTGCACGCTTTTCGCCAACCTCCCAGAGAAGTGGCGGTACTATGCCATGGCGGTCCCGGGAACGTTCCATGGCCGTCTCCTCCCGACCGCATCCCTACACTTAGCATTCTCATCCTGCGCGCTCCACTGGCTATCCCAAGCTCCGCCGGAGACATTGGACAAGTCTTCCCGTGCTTGGAACAGAGACAGAATTTGCTACGCAAGCTCCCCTGCGGGGGTCGTAGGGGCTTACTCTGCTCGGTTTGAGAGAGACATGGAGGCGTTTCTCAGCGCGAGAGCGGAGGAGATGGTCAGTGAAGGGTTGATATTTATGGTCATGTCTGGTGAGCCGGATTTGGTTCATGAATCGCAGACCACCATAGGGTTGGAATTGGAGCTGCTGGGTTCTTGCCTTGTGGACATGGCCAAAACG GGAATAGTAAGCAATGCCAAAGTAGAGAGCTTCAACTTGCCATTGTATTTCCTATCGGAGAAGGAGCTGAAACAAGTGATCGGTCTAAACAGATTCTTCAATATTGAGAGGATTCAGACCCTGAGCCACCTCAAAATGGACGCCGCTTTTTCCACCCCAGATTCACGCTCTCTCTGCTTAAGAGCCGCATTCGAGGGGTTATTGCTCCATCATTTCGGCGATGAACTGATGATCAACGACTTGTTCCACCGGTACTCGCTCAAAGTGGCGAAATCTCCCTTTTTCCTGAAGCCAGAAAGTCATGAAACCATCACATTCTTCGTGGTCCTCAAGCGTAAAATGTACGAAGAGAATATGCGGTGA
- the LOC115731995 gene encoding probable S-adenosylmethionine-dependent methyltransferase At5g37990 has protein sequence MDDERKMSITGAMAMNGGNGHYSYALNSSYQKGVIVAAMDMIKEALPATVDLNHLSSSSPNPIIRIADFGCSTGLTSIQAIETIIRCLLDLIKPVEQPQSRTLEFQAILNDLPTNDFNTLFADLPPERRRYYVAAAPGSFHGRLLPSASLHLAYSSCALHWLSRVPQEILDKSSRAWNGERIHYASSPAEVVGAYSAQFGRDMEAFLSARAEEMVGEGLIFMVVPGEPDLVHDSRTTMGSELELLGSCLVDMAKAGAVSKAKVESFNVPIYFPSRKELQQVIGRNRFFDIRKIQTSSHPKMHVALSTPESLSLLYRAVSEGLLLHHFGDELIIDDLFHRFSLKAAKSPFFLKPESHETITFFVVLKRKKSEENMQ, from the exons atggacgATGAGAGGAAGATGAGCATCACTGGAGCAATGGCCATGAATGGAGGGAACGGACATTACAGTTACGCCCTGAACTCCTCCTAT CAGAAAGGAGTCATTGTTGCCGCCATGGATATGATCAAGGAAGCTTTACCCGCAACTGTTGATCTCAACCACCTATCTTCATCCTCTCCAAATCCCATCATCAGAATTGCAGACTTTGGTTGCTCCACGGGACTCACATCCATTCAAGCCATCGAAACCATAATTCGGTGCCTCTTAGACCTCATCAAACCCGTCGAACAACCTCAATCTCGTACCCTCGAGTTCCAAGCCATCCTCAACGACCTCCCCACCAATGACTTCAACACGCTTTTCGCCGACCTCCCGCCCGAGAGGCGGCGGTACTACGTGGCGGCAGCCCCTGGATCGTTCCATGGCCGTCTCCTCCCGAGCGCGTCCCTACACTTGGCATATTCGTCCTGCGCGCTCCATTGGCTGTCCCGCGTTCCGCAAGAGATATTGGACAAGTCTTCCCGCGCTTGGAATGGAGAGAGAATTCACTACGCGAGCTCGCCTGCGGAGGTGGTAGGGGCGTACTCTGCTCAATTCGGGAGAGACATGGAGGCATTTCTTAGTGCGAGAGCGGAGGAGATGGTCGGTGaaggattgatatttatggTCGTGCCTGGTGAGCCGGATTTGGTTCATGATTCTCGGACCACAATGGGATCGGAATTGGAGCTGCTAGGTTCTTGCCTTGTGGACATGGCCAAAGCG GGGGCAGTAAGCAAAGCCAAAGTAGAGAGCTTCAACGTGCCAATATATTTCCCATCAAGAAAAGAGCTGCAACAAGTGATCGGTCGAAACAGATTCTTCGACATCCGGAAGATTCAGACCTCGAGCCACCCCAAAATGCACGTCGCTCTTTCCACCCCGGAatcgctctctctcctctataGAGCCGTATCCGAGGGGTTATTGCTCCATCATTTCGGCGATGAACTGATCATCGACGACTTGTTCCACCGGTTCTCGCTCAAAGCGGCGAAATCTCCCTTTTTCCTGAAGCCGGAAAGCCACGAGACCATCACATTCTTTGTGGTCCTCAAGCGTAAAAAGTCTGAAGAGAATATGCAGTGA
- the LOC115726188 gene encoding sulfhydryl oxidase 2 isoform X1, which yields MSWIAAILLFVNLVPPSSHRATASSSSPAVGSRSILRSVGANGPAADYAVELNATNFDSALGGSPATHAVVEFFAHWCPACRNYKPQYEKVAKLFNGPDAVHPGIVLMTRVDCALKINSKLCDKYSVSHYPMLFWGPPSKFVAAGWEPKQEKSKIRVIDDGRTAERLLNWINKQIGSSYCLDDEKFENEHLSSNISDPEQISRAVYDVEEATSTAFDIILEHKIKLETRASLIQFLQLLVAHHPSKRCRQGSAEVLVNFDEFSPLDMLTLDRQEVSSGDDKTAFHNFQICGKEVPRGYWIFCRGSKNDTRGFSCGLWVLLHSLSVRIEDGESQFAFRAICDFIHNFFICEECRQHFYAMCSSVSIPFKTTRDFALWLWSTHNKVNERLMKDEASLGTADPKFPKIIWPPKQLCASCHRSDSGRNDGSSKIDWDQDEVFKFLKQYYGKTLVSVYQKKDIIQNDGTNGALEDSAASTNAIAVPIGAALAIALASCAFGALACYWRSRQKNRKYYHHLHSYKNI from the exons ATGTCTTGGATAGCTGCGATCCTGCTGTTCGTGAATCTGGTGCCACCGAGCTCCCACCGAGCGACcgcgtcttcttcctcgcccgCGGTCGGATCGCGCTCGATTCTGCGATCCGTCGGTGCCAATGGCCCCGCCGCGGATTACGCCGTCGAGCTGAACGCCACCAACTTCGATTCCGCCCTCGGAGGCTCTCCCGCTACTCACGCCGTGGTCGAGTTCTTCGCCCACTG GTGTCCTGCATGTAGAAATTACAAG CCTCAATATGAGAAGGTGGCTAAACTTTTCAATGGACCTGATGCGGTGCATCCTGGGATAGTTTTGATGACAAGAGTAGACTGCGCACTGAAG ATAAACAGCAAACTTTGTGATAAATATTCTGTGAGTCATTATCCTATGCTCTTCTGGGGGCCTCCTTCCAAGTTTGTTGCCGCCGGTTGGGAACCTAAACAAGAGAAAAGCAAGATTCGTGTAATTGATGATGGACGGACTGCAGAACGCCTGCTAAATTGGATCAATAAGCAAATAGGCAG CTCATATTGTTTGGATgatgagaaatttgaaaatgagcaCCTCTCGTCAAATATTTCAGACCCTGAACAG ATTTCACGGGCTGTATATGATGTTGAGGAGGCCACATCCACTGCCTTCGACATCATTTTAGAACACAAG atcaagTTGGAAACTCGAGCTTCACTTATACAATTTCTGCAACTTCTGGTTGCACATCACCCTTCGAAGCG GTGTCGTCAGGGTAGTGCAGAAGTTCTTGTCAACTTTGATGAGTTTTCTCCCTTGGATATGCTGACACTTGACAGACAGGAAGTTTCTAGTGGTGATGACAAGACAGCCTTTCATAATTTCCAGATATGCGGAAAAGAAGTTCCTCGTGGATATTGG aTTTTCTGCCGTGGCAGCAAGAATGATACTAGAGGATTTAG TTGTGGATTGTGGGTTCTGCTTCATTCTCTATCTGTAAGAATTGAAGATGGAGAGAGTCAGTTTGCATTTAGAGCCATTTGCGATTTTATCCACAACTTTTTCATCTGTGAGGAATGTCGCCAACATTTCTATGCAATGTGTTCAAG CGTTTCTATTCCATTCAAGACGACACGTGATTTTGCACTTTGGTTGTGGAGTACGCATAACAAAGTAAATGAGAGATTGATGAAAGATGAAGCTTCTCTAGGCACTGCTGATCCCAAGTTTCCAAAGATCATTTGGCCTCCAAAGCAGCTTTGCGCATCTTGTCATCGGTCTGACAGTGGAAGGAATGATGGTTCTAGTAAGATTGACTGGGACCAGGATGAGGTTTTTAAATTTCTGAAACAGTACTATGGGAAGACGCTCGTGTCTGTTTACCAGAAGAAAGATATTATTCAGAATGATGGAACTAATGGTGCTCTGGAAGATTCAGCGGCCTCGACGAATGCGATTGCTGTGCCTATCGGAGCTGCATTAGCAATTGCCCTGGCTAGCTGTGCCTTTGGAGCCCTTGCGTGCTACTGGCGTTCACGGCAGAAGAATCGGAAGTATTACCACCATTTACACTCTTATAAAAacatataa
- the LOC115726188 gene encoding sulfhydryl oxidase 2 isoform X2 translates to MSWIAAILLFVNLVPPSSHRATASSSSPAVGSRSILRSVGANGPAADYAVELNATNFDSALGGSPATHAVVEFFAHWCPACRNYKPQYEKVAKLFNGPDAVHPGIVLMTRVDCALKINSKLCDKYSVSHYPMLFWGPPSKFVAAGWEPKQEKSKIRVIDDGRTAERLLNWINKQIGSSYCLDDEKFENEHLSSNISDPEQISRAVYDVEEATSTAFDIILEHKIKLETRASLIQFLQLLVAHHPSKRCRQGSAEVLVNFDEFSPLDMLTLDRQEVSSGDDKTAFHNFQICGKEVPRGYWIFCRGSKNDTRGFSCGLWVLLHSLSVRIEDGESQFAFRAICDFIHNFFICEECRQHFYAMCSSVSIPFKTTRDFALWLWSTHNKVNERLMKDEASLGTADPKFPKIIWPPKQLCASCHRSDSGRNDGSSKIDWDQDEVFKFLKQYYGKTLVSVYQKKDIIQNDGTNGALEDSAASTNAIAVPIGAALAIALASCAFGALACYWRSRQKNRKPRRSWN, encoded by the exons ATGTCTTGGATAGCTGCGATCCTGCTGTTCGTGAATCTGGTGCCACCGAGCTCCCACCGAGCGACcgcgtcttcttcctcgcccgCGGTCGGATCGCGCTCGATTCTGCGATCCGTCGGTGCCAATGGCCCCGCCGCGGATTACGCCGTCGAGCTGAACGCCACCAACTTCGATTCCGCCCTCGGAGGCTCTCCCGCTACTCACGCCGTGGTCGAGTTCTTCGCCCACTG GTGTCCTGCATGTAGAAATTACAAG CCTCAATATGAGAAGGTGGCTAAACTTTTCAATGGACCTGATGCGGTGCATCCTGGGATAGTTTTGATGACAAGAGTAGACTGCGCACTGAAG ATAAACAGCAAACTTTGTGATAAATATTCTGTGAGTCATTATCCTATGCTCTTCTGGGGGCCTCCTTCCAAGTTTGTTGCCGCCGGTTGGGAACCTAAACAAGAGAAAAGCAAGATTCGTGTAATTGATGATGGACGGACTGCAGAACGCCTGCTAAATTGGATCAATAAGCAAATAGGCAG CTCATATTGTTTGGATgatgagaaatttgaaaatgagcaCCTCTCGTCAAATATTTCAGACCCTGAACAG ATTTCACGGGCTGTATATGATGTTGAGGAGGCCACATCCACTGCCTTCGACATCATTTTAGAACACAAG atcaagTTGGAAACTCGAGCTTCACTTATACAATTTCTGCAACTTCTGGTTGCACATCACCCTTCGAAGCG GTGTCGTCAGGGTAGTGCAGAAGTTCTTGTCAACTTTGATGAGTTTTCTCCCTTGGATATGCTGACACTTGACAGACAGGAAGTTTCTAGTGGTGATGACAAGACAGCCTTTCATAATTTCCAGATATGCGGAAAAGAAGTTCCTCGTGGATATTGG aTTTTCTGCCGTGGCAGCAAGAATGATACTAGAGGATTTAG TTGTGGATTGTGGGTTCTGCTTCATTCTCTATCTGTAAGAATTGAAGATGGAGAGAGTCAGTTTGCATTTAGAGCCATTTGCGATTTTATCCACAACTTTTTCATCTGTGAGGAATGTCGCCAACATTTCTATGCAATGTGTTCAAG CGTTTCTATTCCATTCAAGACGACACGTGATTTTGCACTTTGGTTGTGGAGTACGCATAACAAAGTAAATGAGAGATTGATGAAAGATGAAGCTTCTCTAGGCACTGCTGATCCCAAGTTTCCAAAGATCATTTGGCCTCCAAAGCAGCTTTGCGCATCTTGTCATCGGTCTGACAGTGGAAGGAATGATGGTTCTAGTAAGATTGACTGGGACCAGGATGAGGTTTTTAAATTTCTGAAACAGTACTATGGGAAGACGCTCGTGTCTGTTTACCAGAAGAAAGATATTATTCAGAATGATGGAACTAATGGTGCTCTGGAAGATTCAGCGGCCTCGACGAATGCGATTGCTGTGCCTATCGGAGCTGCATTAGCAATTGCCCTGGCTAGCTGTGCCTTTGGAGCCCTTGCGTGCTACTGGCGTTCACGGCAGAAGAATCGGAA GCCAAGAAGAAGCTGGAATTAA
- the LOC115756034 gene encoding putative fasciclin-like arabinogalactan protein 20: MASLLVFLTTTAVILILVSPLSLSSAPHSDSLHRAAQNLYGARFTSMALTLELISQTSVVPHSQSLTIFAPRDSAFSRSGQPSLSLLQFHFTPLSLSRHFLASLPYGTAVPTALGNRSLVVTSLPGDPSISLNSVKIDGPPLFADKSLMVFGVERFFDPGFELPSPVQGPTPDLNCVSSLKRGNRAGFPGDSSFHEASRKMRSSGYSVMGSILGAQLLGFEYRTASLTLFAPVDKAMTHRKGNFSEYASIFLQHVVRCKLLWSDLAEFSNGPALPTYKKGYAVRVTKSGDTFMVNKVAIVHPELYVNEWFVVHGVREMIGAKSRADNVKHRGSQKSGHFKEKIRVRRQFQVWIAILALVSTQFCC; the protein is encoded by the coding sequence ATGGCGTCCTTACTCGTCTTCCTCACCACCACCGCCGTCATCCTCATCCTCGtctctccactctctctctcctccgcccCTCACTCCGACTCCCTCCATCGAGCCGCCCAGAACCTCTACGGTGCCCGCTTCACCTCGATGGCTCTGACCCTCGAGCTCATCTCTCAGACGTCAGTCGTCCCGCACTCTCAGTCACTGACCATCTTCGCTCCCCGAGACTCTGCCTTCTCCCGCTCTGGCCagccctcgctctctctcctccagTTCCACTTCACCCCACTCTCCCTTTCCCGTCACTTCCTCGCTTCACTTCCCTATGGCACTGCCGTCCCTACCGCGCTGGGCAACCGCTCCCTTGTCGTCACTTCCCTGCCGGGTGACCCATCCATTTCACTCAACAGCGTCAAGATCGATGGCCCGCCTCTGTTCGCCGACAAGTCCCTGATGGTTTTCGGAGTTGAGAGGTTCTTTGACCCTGGTTTTGAGCTCCCTTCGCCCGTTCAGGGCCCCACGCCTGATCTGAACTGCGTCTCCTCACTGAAGAGGGGGAATCGCGCAGGCTTTCCAGGCGATAGTTCGTTCCACGAGGCTTCAAGAAAGATGAGATCTTCAGGGTACTCTGTGATGGGTTCGATTCTCGGAGCGCAGCTTCTGGGGTTTGAGTATCGGACTGCTTCGTTGACTCTGTTCGCGCCAGTTGACAAGGCGATGACGCATAGAAAGGGCAATTTCAGCGAGTACGCTTCGATCTTCCTTCAACACGTGGTTCGTTGTAAGCTTCTGTGGAGTGATCTGGCTGAGTTCAGTAACGGGCCTGCACTGCCGACGTACAAGAAAGGGTATGCTGTTCGTGTCACGAAATCTGGCGACACCTTCATGGTTAACAAGGTTGCTATTGTGCACCCGGAACTGTACGTGAACGAGTGGTTCGTCGTCCATGGGGTTCGCGAGATGATCGGAGCGAAGAGCAGGGCAGACAATGTGAAGCACAGGGGGTCCCAAAAGAGTGGCCATTTCAAGGAGAAGATAAGGGTGAGGAGGCAGTTTCAGGTCTGGATCGCGATCTTGGCACTCGTCTCTACTCAATTCTGTTGTTGA